One window from the genome of Glycine soja cultivar W05 chromosome 12, ASM419377v2, whole genome shotgun sequence encodes:
- the LOC114380341 gene encoding uncharacterized protein LOC114380341 gives MAHQVMVRPQPAHGHRRRGVGEVAGGVAADCAAVCCCCPCTVVNLVVLAVYKLPKRLVKKAANKRRRRLPKKNSTDVVLLQPQRSSSVDALDFAVGPMFFEEFLKNEKESENEKGKEEEEEEEEEEEEEGLEMEMWARFAGTGFWRSESQRQP, from the coding sequence ATGGCTCACCAAGTCATGGTCCGTCCGCAGCCGGCCCACGGCCACCGGAGACGCGGCGTCGGCGAGGTGGCCGGCGGCGTCGCGGCCGACTGCGCAGCCGTGTGCTGCTGCTGTCCTTGCACGGTCGTCAACCTCGTCGTCCTCGCGGTGTACAAACTCCCCAAGAGACTCGTGAAGAAGGCTGCGAATAAGAGACGGCGCCGTTTGCCGAAGAAGAACAGCACCGACGTCGTGCTGTTGCAGCCGCAGAGATCGAGCAGCGTCGACGCGCTCGACTTCGCGGTGGGGCCCATGTTCTTTGAAGAGTTtctcaagaatgaaaaagagtCCGAGAACGAGAAGGGcaaggaggaagaggaagaggaagaggaagaggaagaagaagaaggattgGAGATGGAGATGTGGGCCCGGTTCGCGGGAACCGGGTTCTGGCGGAGCGAGTCTCAGCGTCAACCCTAA